A stretch of Chitinophaga caeni DNA encodes these proteins:
- a CDS encoding cytochrome c oxidase subunit 3, whose product MESAVTAKKKWWAGGYSPFNVSYGKLMMWYFLMSDAFTFGALLISYGTVRFSNTSWPDPNEVFHSFPLMGEAHMPLVFVSLMTFILIMSSVTMVLAVHAGKFMDKKQVVKWLSLTIVGGIAFLSCQAWEWTHLHHQGAWWGSNPFVNIDGTGPLNSNFTDFFFTITGFHGLHVTSGVILNIIVLINVLKGTYEHRGHYEMVEKVGLYWHFVDLVWVFVFTCFYLL is encoded by the coding sequence ATGGAATCAGCAGTAACAGCGAAGAAAAAATGGTGGGCCGGGGGATATTCTCCCTTTAACGTGAGCTATGGAAAGTTGATGATGTGGTATTTCCTGATGTCGGATGCGTTTACATTTGGCGCATTACTGATCTCATACGGTACAGTTCGTTTTTCCAACACCTCATGGCCTGACCCTAACGAAGTTTTCCATTCCTTCCCATTAATGGGTGAGGCTCATATGCCACTCGTATTCGTGAGCTTGATGACCTTCATCTTGATCATGAGTTCCGTGACCATGGTATTGGCTGTACATGCCGGTAAGTTCATGGACAAGAAACAAGTTGTTAAATGGCTTTCTTTGACTATCGTAGGTGGTATTGCTTTCTTGAGCTGCCAAGCTTGGGAATGGACACACTTACACCATCAAGGTGCTTGGTGGGGAAGTAATCCATTTGTTAACATTGATGGTACTGGTCCGCTCAACTCTAACTTTACAGATTTCTTCTTTACCATTACCGGTTTCCACGGTTTGCACGTAACTTCCGGTGTGATCTTGAATATCATCGTTCTGATCAATGTATTGAAAGGTACGTACGAGCATAGGGGGCATTATGAAATGGTTGAGAAAGTTGGTTTATACTGGCACTTTGTAGATTTAGTTTGGGTATTCGTATTCACCTGTTTCTATTTGCTCTAA